A part of Gambusia affinis linkage group LG21, SWU_Gaff_1.0, whole genome shotgun sequence genomic DNA contains:
- the nell3 gene encoding uncharacterized protein nell3 isoform X2, whose protein sequence is MVLLFLAVLLSMHSVAPALGDFCRGSHCSGGGTGDPRPCTGAHCPGSRSSRLPRQFNPAPQWRTGHAAATPHHVHPSPQRAPLETEPHGGGGGCSDTGCTRIRLQQPRNESRDCRGIECRLPLRIRPKVRGGSCVGEECSAAAEADMSSVYLSDRAAQFLGDYPEFGHAASELGGAPLGVQLTCDIKPGENEVPSEDALILHLQLAKGQEKLVEALRAQQVVIRDLQQKLVDQQEALLLQQRDVLQQQRHMYDQMDAVKNQFGQLLETVKQASFQGLQGELQRYFENHLAGLQSQARSHLQKSYAVHKMDIDSKVMDVVGETHFPQPLRGCRSLCGSEEFCDFQRDPPQCEKCTMCPPGFFLIAQCSQTADRMCQECCFWTLT, encoded by the exons ATGGTCTTACTTTTCCTGGCGGTGCTGCTCTCCATGCACAGCGTTGCGCCCGCTTTGGGGGATTTCTGCCGGGGGTCGCACTGCTCTGGCGGGGGAACGGGCGATCCAAGGCCGTGCACAGGAGCGCACTGTCCCGGGAGCAGATCCTCCAGGCTCCCCCGGCAGTTCAACCCAGCGCCGCAGTGGAGAACCGGACACGCAGCGGCCACCCCGCACCATGTGCACCCGAGCCCGCAGAGAGCGCCTCTGGAGACCGAGCCGCACGGCGGTGGCGGCGGATGCTCCGACACGGGCTGCACCCGGATCCGGCTCCAGCAGCCCCGGAATGAATCCAGAGACTGCCGGGGGATCGAGTGCCGGCTGCCGCTGAGGATCCGGCCCAAAGTCCGGGGGGGTTCCTGTGTGGGAGAGGAATGCTCGGCCGCGGCGGAGGCGGACATGTCCTCGGTCTACCTGTCCGACAGAGCCGCGCAGTTTCTGGGAGACTATCCGGAGTTTGGACATGCAGCCTCGGAGCTCGGCGGGGCTCCGCTGGGAGTCCAGCTCACATGTGACATAAAGCCAG GGGAGAATGAAGTCCCTTCAGAAGACGCCCTCATCCTGCACCTCCAGCTGGCCAAGGGGCAGGAGAAGCTGGTTGAAGCCCTCCGAGCCCAGCAGGTCGTAATCCGCGACCTGCAGCAGAAGCTCGTCgaccagcaggaggcgctgctgTTGCAGCAGCGGGacgtcctgcagcagcagcggcacatgTACGACCAGATGGATGCGGTGAAAAACCAGTTCGGCCAGCTGCTGGAGACGGTCAAGCAGGCCTCCTTCCAGGGCCTGCAGGGGGAGCTGCAGAGGTACTTCGAGAATCACTTGGCGGGACTGCAGAGTCAGGCCCGCAGCCATCTGCAAAAATCCTACGCTGTGCATAAAATGGACATCGACTCCAAAGTGATGGATGTTGTGGGAGAGACTCATTTCCCGCAGCCTCTGCGTGGCTGCCGATCGCTCTGCGGATCAGAGGAGTTCTGTGATTTTCAGAGGGATCCACCACAGTGTGAGAAATGCACCATGTGTCCGCCAGGCTTCTTCCTCATCGCACAGTGCTCTCAAACTGCAGACAGAATGTGCCAG GAATGCTGCTTTTGGACTTTAACATAA
- the nell3 gene encoding uncharacterized protein nell3 isoform X1, protein MVLLFLAVLLSMHSVAPALGDFCRGSHCSGGGTGDPRPCTGAHCPGSRSSRLPRQFNPAPQWRTGHAAATPHHVHPSPQRAPLETEPHGGGGGCSDTGCTRIRLQQPRNESRDCRGIECRLPLRIRPKVRGGSCVGEECSAAAEADMSSVYLSDRAAQFLGDYPEFGHAASELGGAPLGVQLTCDIKPGENEVPSEDALILHLQLAKGQEKLVEALRAQQVVIRDLQQKLVDQQEALLLQQRDVLQQQRHMYDQMDAVKNQFGQLLETVKQASFQGLQGELQRYFENHLAGLQSQARSHLQKSYAVHKMDIDSKVMDVVGETHFPQPLRGCRSLCGSEEFCDFQRDPPQCEKCTMCPPGFFLIAQCSQTADRMCQDRDECLELPQICGERVKCLNTPGGFKCLGVSEREAVTGLCGHEYFYNQELQECQACSDCDGEPLVAPCTAISDAVCGQISENQLSQIWMAKVTLPPAGTSSTHIFPGLQLHIRGKESSSLLSNQAGRVTFLQHGLVWLDHNFAIKHSCRNFLQVGMRLNRSQEEEGQDLSGVRIEQPDGKYFQGVSVSTGVEVEPNHIFTLLLKSPNHHCNQSKDLQVFDVPTPSLSLLWLSHDTGAVAMMAQMSLLAHYQTSYRPTFRITTVSDPYMVTLTHDSRGVRFTESGVVKFVIQQALYSMGHTCVREGFSLIAYTTRNTTGLKTMQAFKTGVNYRDTSITLSGAVTVESKDILTFEITSPSQCNIRYFGDSTGISILSLIWIPSAVSSALTATVSRTGLPSGAVRNKPLLFQQISPDTPQVHLARSGESNARRNFVFHEQGTANIALNLKLIHSCNIVKLTLQRVGGQQAGPVAQQVSGSMPEGSEWTSIGLRVSFQVQNGTAVYVTLDCIRGRVNQITQEGGTNISIFWVAL, encoded by the exons ATGGTCTTACTTTTCCTGGCGGTGCTGCTCTCCATGCACAGCGTTGCGCCCGCTTTGGGGGATTTCTGCCGGGGGTCGCACTGCTCTGGCGGGGGAACGGGCGATCCAAGGCCGTGCACAGGAGCGCACTGTCCCGGGAGCAGATCCTCCAGGCTCCCCCGGCAGTTCAACCCAGCGCCGCAGTGGAGAACCGGACACGCAGCGGCCACCCCGCACCATGTGCACCCGAGCCCGCAGAGAGCGCCTCTGGAGACCGAGCCGCACGGCGGTGGCGGCGGATGCTCCGACACGGGCTGCACCCGGATCCGGCTCCAGCAGCCCCGGAATGAATCCAGAGACTGCCGGGGGATCGAGTGCCGGCTGCCGCTGAGGATCCGGCCCAAAGTCCGGGGGGGTTCCTGTGTGGGAGAGGAATGCTCGGCCGCGGCGGAGGCGGACATGTCCTCGGTCTACCTGTCCGACAGAGCCGCGCAGTTTCTGGGAGACTATCCGGAGTTTGGACATGCAGCCTCGGAGCTCGGCGGGGCTCCGCTGGGAGTCCAGCTCACATGTGACATAAAGCCAG GGGAGAATGAAGTCCCTTCAGAAGACGCCCTCATCCTGCACCTCCAGCTGGCCAAGGGGCAGGAGAAGCTGGTTGAAGCCCTCCGAGCCCAGCAGGTCGTAATCCGCGACCTGCAGCAGAAGCTCGTCgaccagcaggaggcgctgctgTTGCAGCAGCGGGacgtcctgcagcagcagcggcacatgTACGACCAGATGGATGCGGTGAAAAACCAGTTCGGCCAGCTGCTGGAGACGGTCAAGCAGGCCTCCTTCCAGGGCCTGCAGGGGGAGCTGCAGAGGTACTTCGAGAATCACTTGGCGGGACTGCAGAGTCAGGCCCGCAGCCATCTGCAAAAATCCTACGCTGTGCATAAAATGGACATCGACTCCAAAGTGATGGATGTTGTGGGAGAGACTCATTTCCCGCAGCCTCTGCGTGGCTGCCGATCGCTCTGCGGATCAGAGGAGTTCTGTGATTTTCAGAGGGATCCACCACAGTGTGAGAAATGCACCATGTGTCCGCCAGGCTTCTTCCTCATCGCACAGTGCTCTCAAACTGCAGACAGAATGTGCCAG GACAGAGACGAATGTCTTGAACTACCACAGATTTGCGGAGAGCGAGTGAAGTGTCTCAATACTCCTG GTGGTTTCAAGTGTTTGGGGGTTTCGGAGAGAGAAGCAGTGACAGGTCTTTGTGGTCATGAATACTTCTACAACCAGGAGCTTCAGGAGTGCCAAGCCTGCTCAGATTGCGATGGGGAGCCTTTGGTCGCCCCCTGCACAGCCATCAGTGACGCAGTCTGCGGCCAGATTTCAGAGAACCAACTCTCCCAGATCTGGATGGCAAAGGTGACGCTACCTCCTGCAGGTACGTCTAGCACCCACATCTTTCCTGGTCTGCAGCTCCACATCCGAGGCAAAGAGAGCAGCAGTCTTCTGTCCAACCAGGCTGGAAGAGTGACATTCCTCCAGCACGGTCTGGTGTGGCTGGATCATAACTTTGCTATAAAGCACAGCTGCAGGAACTTCCTCCAGGTCGGGATGAGACTCAACAGGAGCCAGGAGGAAGAAGGTCAGGACCTCAGCGGCGTCCGCATCGAGCAACCGGATGGGAAGTACTTCCAGGGGGTGAGCGTCAGTACCGGCGTGGAGGTTGAACCCAACCACATCTTCACTCTGCTGCTGAAGAGTCCTAACCATCACTGCAATCAGAGCAAAGACCTTCAAGTTTTTGATGTTCCCACCCCATCTCTGAGTCTCCTCTGGTTGTCTCACGATACCGGTGCTGTTGCCATGATGGCCCAGATGTCCCTGCTGGCGCACTACCAAACCAGCTACCGCCCGACATTCCGCATCACGACAGTGTCCGACCCCTACATGGTCACTCTGACTCACGATAGCCGTGGGGTGCGCTTCACAGAAAGCGGAGTAGTGAAGTTTGTCATTCAGCAGGCGCTTTACTCCATGGGTCACACCTGCGTTCGCGAAGGTTTCTCCCTGATTGCCTACACCACCCGGAACACCACTGGACTGAAGACAATGCAAGCCTTCAAGACAGGTGTGAACTACAGGGATACTTCCATCACGCTATCTGGCGCAGTGACGGTAGAGAGCAAAGACATCCTCACTTTTGAGATCACGTCTCCGTCGCAGTGCAATATCCGGTACTTTGGGGACAGCACCGGGATCAGTATCTTGAGTCTGATCTGGATTCCCTCTGCTGTGTCGTCAGCCTTGACCGCCACAGTTTCACGGACTGGTCTTCCCTCTGGAGCCGTCAGGAATAAACCGCTGTTGTTTCAGCAGATCAGCCCGGATACGCCGCAGGTCCATCTGGCTCGCTCCGGGGAATCGAACGCCAGAAGGAACTTCGTCTTTCATGAGCAGGGTACAGCAAACATCGCCCTCAACCTCAAACTGATTCACTCATGTAATATAGTCAAACTGACTCTGCAGAGGGTCGGAGGTCAGCAGGCTGGTCCTGTGGCTCAGCAGGTGTCTGGATCTATGCCTGAGGGCAGCGAGTGGACTAGCATCGGGCTGAGAGTCTCTTTTCAGGTCCAGAATGGCACAGCTGTTTATGTTACTCTGGACTGTATCAGAGGGCGTGTAAACCAAATAACACAAGAGGGTGgcacaaatatttcaattttctgGGTCGCTCTGTGA